Proteins from a single region of Aerococcus viridans:
- the gatB gene encoding Asp-tRNA(Asn)/Glu-tRNA(Gln) amidotransferase subunit GatB, translated as MNYETVIGLEVHVELKTESKMFSPSAAHFGAEPNTNTNVIDFGYPGVLPKMNRRGIEFAIKAALALNCEINPVQHFDRKNYFYPDNPKAFQTTQLWQPIGENGWIEIEVNGETKKIRIERLHLEEDAGKNIHGAGDSLVDLNRQGTPLLEIVSEADMRSPEEAYAYLEKIREIIRFTGVSDVKMEEGSMRCDANISLRPYGQKEFGTKNELKNLNSFNYVRKGLAYEEKRQAQVLNAGGVIEQATRRYDENTGKTQLMRVKEGAADYRYFPEPDLPPFTVSDAWLEEIQATLPEMPADRRKRYVDTYELPEYDAQILTQTLEMSDFFDATVKAGADPKQASNWLMGEVNAYMNDNEKDLDQIGLTPESLAEMIGLIENGTISSKQAKKVFKALADKGGSAKEVVEAEGLVQLSDPAQLLPLITEILDNNQQSIDDYKAGKKKATGFLVGQIMKATKGQANPQVVNQLLTEELDKR; from the coding sequence ATGAATTACGAAACAGTCATTGGACTTGAAGTCCATGTCGAATTAAAGACAGAATCAAAAATGTTCTCTCCATCTGCCGCTCACTTTGGAGCAGAACCTAACACAAACACAAACGTTATCGACTTCGGTTACCCTGGTGTCTTACCAAAAATGAACCGTCGCGGTATTGAATTCGCTATTAAAGCGGCCTTAGCCTTAAACTGTGAAATCAATCCAGTACAACACTTCGACCGTAAAAACTACTTCTACCCAGATAATCCAAAAGCCTTCCAAACAACTCAGTTATGGCAACCAATTGGTGAAAATGGTTGGATTGAAATCGAAGTGAATGGTGAAACGAAAAAAATCCGTATCGAACGTCTTCACTTAGAAGAAGATGCCGGTAAAAACATTCATGGTGCTGGCGATTCATTAGTTGACTTAAACCGTCAAGGTACACCGTTATTAGAAATCGTATCTGAAGCAGATATGCGTTCACCAGAAGAAGCCTATGCTTACTTAGAAAAAATCCGTGAAATCATCCGTTTCACTGGCGTTTCTGATGTGAAAATGGAAGAAGGTTCAATGCGTTGTGACGCCAATATTTCTTTACGTCCTTACGGTCAAAAAGAATTTGGTACCAAAAACGAATTGAAAAACTTGAACTCATTCAACTATGTTCGTAAAGGTCTTGCTTACGAAGAAAAACGTCAAGCACAAGTTTTAAATGCTGGTGGCGTGATTGAACAAGCGACTCGTCGTTACGATGAAAACACTGGTAAAACACAATTAATGCGTGTTAAAGAAGGGGCAGCGGATTACCGTTACTTCCCAGAACCAGACCTACCGCCATTTACAGTTTCTGACGCTTGGTTAGAAGAAATTCAAGCGACCCTACCAGAAATGCCGGCTGATCGTCGTAAACGTTATGTAGATACATACGAATTACCTGAATATGACGCTCAAATCTTAACACAAACCTTAGAAATGTCTGATTTCTTTGATGCTACAGTGAAAGCTGGCGCTGATCCGAAACAAGCTTCTAACTGGTTAATGGGTGAAGTGAATGCTTACATGAACGACAATGAAAAAGACTTAGACCAAATTGGTTTAACACCCGAATCATTAGCTGAAATGATTGGCTTGATTGAAAATGGAACCATCTCAAGTAAACAAGCGAAGAAAGTATTCAAAGCCTTAGCAGATAAAGGTGGTTCAGCTAAAGAGGTTGTTGAAGCTGAGGGATTAGTACAATTATCTGATCCAGCACAATTGTTACCATTGATTACTGAAATCCTGGATAACAACCAACAATCAATTGACGACTACAAAGCTGGTAAGAAGAAAGCGACTGGTTTCTTAGTTGGTCAAATTATGAAAGCTACTAAGGGTCAGGCTAACCCACAAGTAGTAAACCAATTATTAACAGAAGAATTAGATAAGCGCTAA
- a CDS encoding S-ribosylhomocysteine lyase, whose amino-acid sequence MAKVESFTLDHDAVKAPYVRVAGAETGALGDKLSKFDIRFVQPNQDSIPTSAIHTLEHLLAAYTRDYLEGVIDISPMGCRTGFYMIVWGTPTVEEVATAMTKVLNDVLAAKWSDVQGTERVECGNFRDHSLWGAQQYAKDVLEVGFSVDPFERKVLN is encoded by the coding sequence ATGGCAAAAGTAGAAAGTTTTACATTAGACCACGATGCAGTGAAGGCACCATACGTACGTGTTGCGGGCGCTGAAACGGGGGCGTTAGGAGACAAATTAAGCAAGTTTGATATCCGCTTTGTGCAACCAAACCAAGATTCCATTCCAACCAGTGCTATCCACACTTTAGAACACTTATTAGCGGCTTACACGCGTGATTATTTAGAAGGTGTAATCGATATTTCACCAATGGGCTGTCGTACTGGTTTCTATATGATTGTTTGGGGAACACCAACAGTTGAGGAAGTGGCAACAGCCATGACAAAAGTATTGAATGATGTCTTAGCGGCTAAATGGTCAGATGTACAAGGGACTGAGCGCGTGGAATGTGGTAACTTCCGTGACCATTCGCTATGGGGCGCCCAACAATATGCTAAAGACGTTTTAGAAGTAGGATTTTCAGTAGATCCGTTTGAACGTAAAGTCCTAAATTAA
- a CDS encoding ArgE/DapE family deacylase encodes MDKQEKIKILQDVIQLETPNGNEEIVALYYKNLLEAHGIESQLIQYADGRANLVAELKGNEEGKILAVSGHMDVVDAGNPDLWTYPPYGAEIHDGVMYGRGTTDMKAGLTALIIAMIELKESGQDFSGTVRLLACVGEEIGMLGSKQLTDLGYTEDIDGMIIAEPSTPYYYTKHKGSIQYQVIAHGRAAHSSTPEKGVNTIQLINDFINKTNVKIDEAAATAENDMLGKMLNVFTMIEGGNQINSVPEYTVLSGNARTIPEVGNDVVVGIFNDVIEDINANGQGMLELNLLQNNQYADGDNDSVLVDLIKLEDPQAENRGLSGATDGSNFTNVDNKFDFVIYGPGRIDSAHTIDESIEVDQYLSFIDKYVNIYKGYLK; translated from the coding sequence ATGGATAAACAAGAGAAAATTAAAATTTTACAGGATGTCATCCAATTAGAAACACCTAATGGTAATGAAGAAATTGTTGCCCTATACTACAAGAACTTACTTGAAGCCCACGGCATTGAATCGCAATTGATTCAATATGCAGACGGTCGTGCCAACTTAGTAGCTGAATTAAAAGGTAACGAAGAAGGTAAAATTTTAGCGGTATCAGGTCATATGGACGTGGTAGATGCGGGTAATCCTGACTTATGGACATACCCACCATATGGGGCAGAAATCCATGATGGCGTGATGTACGGACGCGGAACAACTGATATGAAGGCTGGGTTAACGGCTTTAATCATCGCTATGATCGAATTAAAAGAATCTGGCCAAGACTTTAGTGGAACAGTTCGCTTATTAGCCTGTGTAGGGGAAGAAATTGGTATGCTAGGGTCTAAACAATTAACTGACCTAGGTTATACAGAAGATATTGACGGCATGATCATTGCTGAACCATCAACACCTTATTATTACACAAAGCACAAGGGATCAATCCAATATCAAGTCATTGCCCACGGACGTGCTGCCCATTCCTCTACACCAGAAAAAGGGGTTAACACCATCCAGCTGATTAACGATTTTATCAACAAGACCAATGTCAAGATTGATGAAGCGGCTGCGACAGCTGAAAACGATATGTTAGGTAAAATGTTGAATGTCTTCACTATGATTGAAGGGGGCAACCAAATCAACTCAGTCCCTGAATATACAGTCCTATCAGGAAATGCACGGACAATTCCTGAAGTAGGCAATGACGTTGTGGTTGGCATTTTCAATGACGTGATTGAAGATATTAACGCTAACGGTCAAGGTATGTTAGAATTGAACTTGTTACAAAACAACCAATATGCAGATGGAGATAATGATTCTGTATTAGTAGATTTAATTAAGCTAGAAGATCCACAAGCGGAAAACCGCGGGTTAAGTGGTGCAACTGACGGGTCTAACTTTACCAATGTAGATAACAAATTTGACTTTGTTATTTATGGACCAGGTAGGATTGATAGCGCTCATACCATAGACGAATCTATTGAAGTGGACCAATACTTATCCTTCATCGATAAATATGTGAATATTTATAAAGGATACTTGAAGTAA
- a CDS encoding CamS family sex pheromone protein encodes MKIKKFKTLSILLVATLALAACQDDQADSTESAGSASQTSSTSSNSEEQQTKTDQLSTEYYPSYISDGTYQVNSGAGITAGTSSQANAENLERGLYDLAKNIFSTEDYSIQEGQVIGEDKTIAFLKAQSDENPEGLNPSGALSETLDGYEPRYLNSIMEYDVVDQDGNVAGISIGLGMNYSDTFNSESETQEFEITSEERIDHGKQMAEKIVSNIRQDEAYADTPIHVAIFENEESGDLGGGTYTTDAVSSSGNTFGDWSTYNQDFVVYDVDDAPNEEDTVSFTRFRDRIQTFYPQLSGLSGVGYYQDNELQNVNIVINSQFDGYSEVIALSQQAISTASSVFNNNIEIQIQVVTADGVRALLTRNKDSDTFDYVLVD; translated from the coding sequence TTGAAAATCAAAAAATTCAAAACCTTATCTATATTATTGGTGGCAACCTTGGCCCTAGCAGCCTGTCAAGATGACCAAGCGGATTCAACCGAATCAGCAGGTTCAGCCAGCCAAACTTCATCTACTTCATCTAATAGTGAAGAACAACAAACTAAAACAGACCAATTATCAACAGAATATTATCCATCATATATTAGTGACGGTACTTATCAAGTCAATTCTGGTGCTGGTATCACTGCTGGAACATCTTCACAAGCCAATGCGGAAAACTTAGAGCGCGGTCTATATGACCTAGCTAAGAATATTTTCTCAACAGAGGACTATTCAATTCAAGAGGGCCAAGTAATTGGCGAAGACAAAACGATTGCCTTCTTAAAAGCACAATCTGATGAAAACCCAGAAGGATTAAATCCATCAGGTGCACTCTCTGAAACACTCGATGGATATGAGCCTCGCTACTTAAATTCTATTATGGAATATGATGTTGTGGACCAAGATGGTAACGTAGCAGGTATTTCAATCGGTTTGGGGATGAACTATTCGGACACCTTTAACTCTGAATCAGAAACACAAGAATTTGAAATCACATCCGAAGAGCGTATCGACCATGGGAAACAAATGGCGGAAAAGATTGTAAGCAATATTCGTCAAGATGAAGCTTACGCCGATACGCCAATTCATGTGGCCATTTTTGAAAATGAGGAATCAGGTGATCTAGGTGGTGGTACTTATACCACAGATGCTGTTTCTTCAAGTGGCAACACTTTTGGTGACTGGTCGACTTATAATCAAGACTTCGTTGTTTATGACGTAGACGATGCACCAAATGAAGAAGATACTGTATCCTTTACCCGTTTCCGTGACCGAATCCAGACCTTCTACCCGCAACTATCAGGTTTATCAGGGGTAGGATACTATCAAGATAACGAACTGCAAAACGTTAATATTGTTATCAATAGTCAGTTTGATGGTTATAGTGAAGTTATTGCCTTGTCTCAGCAAGCAATTTCAACTGCTAGTTCAGTATTCAATAATAATATTGAGATTCAAATTCAAGTAGTGACCGCTGACGGTGTACGCGCCTTATTAACGAGAAATAAAGATTCAGATACCTTTGACTATGTATTAGTCGATTAA
- the gatA gene encoding Asp-tRNA(Asn)/Glu-tRNA(Gln) amidotransferase subunit GatA, which yields MEKFTDTIRSLNEKLVAGQVTSVELVEEAIRRIKAENDVINAVITLDEENALAKAKASDEKGYSSDRPLQGIPIGLKDNILTNGVTTTAASKMLADFVPIYDATVTEKLAEAGAINIAKLNMDEFAMGGSNETSYFGPVRNPFDTDRVPGGSSGGSAAAVSAGQVMATLGTDTGGSIRQPAAYNGIVGMKPTYGRVSRWGVISFASSLDQVGPMTRTVEDNAIMLEAIAGYDDHDSTSANIEVPNYVASMKDGVQGLTVGVPVEFFGDSVDEQVKEQVRASIKQLENAGATIKEISFENLKYGIPVYYIIASAEASSNLQRYDGIRYGYRAENFNDLEELYVNTRTEGFGDEVKRRLMTGTFSIASENFDEYFMKAAKVRMLIKEAFDSIFSEVDLIVSPVTTGTAFKLGEKNDDPIEMYMADLLTVPVNLAGLPGLSMPVGFDDKGLPIGLQIIGNRFEEEKIYRAAYAVEQVNDAYTKHPAE from the coding sequence ATGGAAAAATTTACAGATACAATTCGCTCATTAAATGAGAAATTAGTAGCAGGCCAAGTGACATCTGTTGAACTAGTGGAAGAAGCTATCCGACGCATTAAAGCAGAAAATGACGTTATTAACGCTGTGATCACATTAGACGAAGAAAATGCTTTAGCTAAAGCCAAAGCATCTGACGAAAAAGGTTACTCCTCTGACCGACCATTACAAGGAATTCCGATTGGATTAAAAGACAATATTTTAACAAACGGTGTCACAACTACAGCAGCATCTAAAATGCTAGCTGACTTTGTACCAATTTATGATGCAACAGTTACTGAAAAATTAGCTGAAGCAGGTGCGATTAATATTGCCAAATTAAACATGGATGAATTCGCCATGGGTGGTTCAAATGAAACGTCTTATTTCGGCCCAGTTCGCAATCCATTCGATACAGACCGAGTACCAGGCGGTTCTTCAGGTGGTTCAGCAGCCGCTGTTTCAGCTGGCCAAGTGATGGCAACATTAGGTACCGATACAGGTGGTTCAATCCGTCAACCTGCGGCATACAACGGTATTGTAGGAATGAAACCTACTTACGGTCGTGTGTCACGTTGGGGCGTTATTTCTTTTGCTTCTTCATTAGACCAAGTTGGGCCAATGACGCGTACAGTTGAAGATAATGCGATTATGTTAGAAGCAATTGCTGGTTATGATGACCATGATTCAACCTCAGCAAACATTGAAGTGCCTAACTATGTAGCTTCTATGAAAGATGGCGTTCAAGGTTTAACTGTTGGTGTACCGGTAGAGTTCTTTGGTGACTCAGTTGACGAACAAGTTAAAGAACAAGTACGCGCATCAATCAAGCAATTAGAAAATGCTGGTGCAACTATTAAAGAGATTAGCTTCGAAAATCTGAAATATGGTATTCCAGTTTACTATATCATTGCCTCTGCAGAAGCATCTTCAAACTTACAACGCTACGATGGTATCCGTTATGGTTACCGTGCAGAAAACTTCAATGACTTAGAAGAATTGTATGTAAATACAAGAACTGAAGGTTTTGGTGATGAAGTAAAACGTCGTTTGATGACAGGTACGTTCTCTATCGCATCAGAAAACTTCGACGAATACTTCATGAAAGCTGCTAAAGTACGTATGTTAATTAAAGAAGCATTTGATAGCATCTTCTCAGAAGTTGATTTAATCGTATCACCAGTAACTACTGGTACTGCCTTTAAATTAGGTGAGAAAAATGATGATCCAATCGAAATGTACATGGCTGACTTATTAACAGTTCCTGTAAACTTAGCTGGACTACCTGGTTTATCAATGCCTGTTGGTTTTGACGACAAAGGTCTACCAATCGGTTTACAAATTATCGGGAACCGTTTCGAAGAAGAAAAAATTTACCGTGCAGCGTATGCTGTTGAACAAGTAAACGACGCTTATACTAAACATCCAGCAGAGTAA
- the gatC gene encoding Asp-tRNA(Asn)/Glu-tRNA(Gln) amidotransferase subunit GatC has translation MSISEEEVKRIAKLAKFKVEDEDVVHFTEEFGNILNMIEELQEIDTTDVAPMFWAVDFENVMREDKVVKMQTRDELFINAKTTVDGFIEVPSIIDTDGGDA, from the coding sequence ATGTCAATTTCTGAAGAAGAAGTTAAACGGATTGCTAAATTAGCTAAATTCAAGGTTGAAGATGAAGATGTCGTTCACTTTACTGAAGAATTTGGGAATATTTTAAATATGATTGAAGAATTACAAGAAATCGATACTACAGATGTAGCGCCTATGTTTTGGGCAGTCGATTTTGAAAACGTGATGCGCGAAGATAAAGTTGTGAAAATGCAAACGCGTGATGAATTATTTATCAACGCCAAAACAACAGTCGATGGCTTTATCGAAGTGCCATCAATTATTGATACAGATGGAGGCGACGCTTAA
- a CDS encoding transcription repressor NadR, which translates to MKAAERRDLLIQTMNQATTPLKATSLAKEFGVSRQIIVGDVAILRASHHDIIATNQGYLLADKATSVDDSRFRGKIVCQHLADQAIEELTIIVSHGGYVENVEVDHPYYGLIKASLQIKHTSDIQDFHAAMDKSAGTMLSSLTNGIHLHTITTSDEATFEAIKADLKAVGILLDESI; encoded by the coding sequence ATGAAAGCAGCCGAACGACGAGACTTACTGATTCAAACCATGAACCAAGCCACAACGCCTCTGAAAGCCACTAGCCTTGCCAAAGAATTTGGTGTTAGCCGCCAAATTATTGTAGGGGATGTCGCTATTTTGCGGGCGAGTCACCATGACATTATCGCCACAAACCAAGGCTACCTATTAGCCGATAAAGCTACGAGCGTGGATGATAGTCGCTTCCGTGGCAAAATCGTCTGCCAACATTTAGCGGACCAAGCTATTGAAGAATTAACTATAATCGTCAGCCACGGCGGTTACGTTGAAAATGTCGAGGTAGACCACCCTTATTACGGGTTAATTAAAGCCAGCCTACAAATTAAGCATACGAGCGATATTCAAGACTTCCATGCAGCCATGGATAAATCAGCCGGCACAATGCTGTCTTCTTTAACCAACGGCATCCACCTGCATACTATTACAACGTCTGATGAAGCCACATTTGAAGCCATTAAAGCCGACTTAAAAGCTGTTGGCATTTTATTAGATGAAAGTATTTAG
- the mgtA gene encoding magnesium-translocating P-type ATPase yields the protein MMNNRDKLGYFELASKPILEIKEIFKVKVDGFKENEANQIRNEYGDNEIDYGTEKSLWRYIFEAYFTPFTLVLLSLALISFLTDYVFVEAAEREILGPIIIVVLIILSGTMSLIQTIRSNQSVEALESMVEVTSAVKREGQYEKIRTEDIVIGDLVRLKAGDMIPADIRLLNSKDLFVSQTSLTGESHPVEKRALDEIEEPTTETDYATLVFTGSEVVSGVGEGVVVRTGNNTLFGGIADAFANEPIKTSFDEGIEKTSLLLIRFMGLMAVIVILINGLTKGDWLQALLFGISIAVGLTPEMLPMIVTTNLVKGAKDMKKEGTIVRNLQGIQNFGAIDVLVTDKTGTLTQDNIVLQHHLNIDGEESERVLRHAYLNSYYQTGLGNLMDKAIIQAGEDELSCEKLAYTKVDEIPFDFERRRLSVVVEDQAGKTQMITKGAVEEMLAVSSYVDYAGEILELTDQVREKVLAQVAKLNSQGLRVLGVAQKTNPSPVDAFSVKDESEMVLIGYLAFLDPPKPSTKAAIKVLNDHAVNVKIMTGDNELVTVSVAEQVGIPTDHIISGDQLVDKTNEELREIAEKNSLFVKLNPTQKSTLVTILRENGHVVGFLGDGINDSPALRAADVGISVDNAVDIAKESADIILLEKDLMILEKGILAGRKVFGNTMKYIKATTSSNFGNVFSVLIASIFLPFLPMLPIQLLFLGLIYEIASMSLPWDDMDKEYLYLPKKWAASSIQKFMVWFGPTSSIFDVTTFIVTFFLIAPSIAGGQFVNLNEGQQDLFIAIFQSSWFVLSLWTQTLVLYTLRTPKIPFIQSRPSKVVLSITGIGILIGSFAPYTGLGHALGLAALPIQFWGLLAVTVVLYLIFVQIVKHIYVKRHGELL from the coding sequence ATGATGAATAACAGAGATAAATTAGGTTACTTTGAACTAGCTAGTAAACCTATTTTAGAAATAAAAGAAATATTTAAAGTAAAAGTAGACGGATTTAAAGAAAACGAAGCAAATCAAATTAGAAATGAATACGGCGATAATGAAATAGATTATGGTACAGAGAAAAGTTTATGGCGCTATATTTTTGAGGCTTATTTCACGCCATTTACACTAGTACTATTAAGTTTAGCTTTGATTTCATTTTTAACAGACTATGTATTTGTAGAGGCTGCTGAACGGGAAATTTTAGGGCCAATTATTATTGTAGTGTTAATTATCTTAAGTGGTACCATGTCTTTGATTCAAACTATCCGTTCAAATCAATCTGTAGAAGCATTAGAATCTATGGTCGAAGTGACATCGGCAGTTAAGAGGGAAGGTCAATACGAAAAAATTAGAACGGAAGATATCGTAATCGGTGACTTAGTTCGGTTAAAAGCTGGAGATATGATTCCAGCGGATATTCGCTTACTAAACAGTAAAGATTTATTCGTATCTCAGACTTCATTAACAGGTGAAAGTCACCCTGTTGAGAAACGCGCATTGGATGAAATAGAGGAACCTACTACTGAAACAGATTATGCTACCCTAGTATTTACTGGAAGTGAAGTAGTGAGCGGTGTCGGTGAAGGTGTGGTAGTAAGAACCGGGAATAATACATTATTCGGTGGTATCGCGGATGCCTTTGCCAATGAACCTATCAAAACAAGTTTTGATGAAGGTATTGAAAAGACGTCACTATTATTAATTCGCTTTATGGGTTTGATGGCAGTGATTGTGATCCTCATTAACGGTTTAACAAAAGGTGATTGGTTACAAGCTTTACTATTTGGTATTTCCATTGCAGTCGGTTTAACGCCTGAAATGTTACCAATGATTGTGACAACAAACCTAGTTAAGGGTGCTAAAGATATGAAAAAAGAGGGTACGATTGTACGGAACCTTCAAGGTATACAAAACTTTGGTGCTATTGACGTATTAGTGACAGATAAAACTGGTACCTTAACACAAGATAATATTGTGCTCCAACATCATCTAAATATTGATGGGGAAGAAAGCGAACGTGTATTACGCCACGCTTATTTAAATAGCTATTATCAAACTGGTTTAGGTAACCTTATGGATAAGGCGATTATTCAAGCAGGTGAAGATGAATTATCATGTGAAAAACTCGCTTATACAAAAGTAGATGAAATTCCTTTTGACTTCGAGCGTAGAAGACTGAGTGTAGTGGTTGAAGACCAAGCGGGTAAAACGCAAATGATCACTAAGGGTGCGGTCGAAGAAATGTTGGCTGTATCATCTTACGTGGACTATGCGGGTGAAATACTTGAGTTGACAGACCAAGTGCGCGAAAAAGTATTAGCTCAAGTTGCCAAATTAAATAGCCAAGGATTACGTGTACTAGGCGTTGCTCAAAAAACAAACCCCAGTCCTGTAGATGCCTTCTCAGTAAAAGATGAAAGTGAAATGGTACTTATTGGCTATTTAGCCTTCCTAGATCCACCAAAACCATCGACTAAGGCAGCTATTAAAGTTTTAAATGATCATGCAGTTAATGTGAAAATTATGACAGGTGATAACGAACTAGTGACGGTATCTGTAGCTGAGCAAGTAGGTATTCCTACAGATCACATTATTTCAGGTGATCAATTAGTGGATAAAACAAATGAAGAACTACGTGAAATTGCTGAAAAAAACAGCTTATTTGTAAAATTAAATCCAACGCAAAAATCAACTTTAGTGACGATTCTAAGAGAAAATGGTCATGTGGTAGGCTTCCTAGGTGACGGGATTAATGATTCGCCAGCACTAAGAGCAGCTGATGTGGGCATTTCTGTGGATAACGCAGTGGATATTGCTAAAGAATCAGCAGATATCATTTTGCTAGAAAAAGACTTAATGATTCTTGAAAAAGGGATTCTAGCAGGACGAAAAGTATTTGGTAATACCATGAAGTATATCAAAGCGACTACTTCATCTAACTTTGGGAATGTATTCTCAGTACTGATTGCTAGTATCTTCTTACCATTCTTACCAATGCTACCTATTCAATTGCTATTCTTAGGCTTAATTTATGAAATTGCGTCAATGTCATTACCATGGGACGATATGGATAAAGAATATTTATACCTACCTAAAAAATGGGCAGCTTCTTCCATTCAAAAATTTATGGTATGGTTTGGTCCAACGAGTTCCATTTTTGATGTCACGACCTTTATCGTTACATTTTTCCTTATAGCACCAAGTATTGCTGGTGGACAATTTGTAAACTTAAACGAAGGTCAACAAGATTTATTTATCGCGATCTTTCAATCTAGTTGGTTTGTGCTTTCCTTATGGACACAAACGCTTGTTTTGTATACTTTACGCACACCAAAAATCCCATTTATTCAAAGTCGACCATCAAAAGTAGTACTTTCAATTACAGGTATTGGTATCTTAATCGGTTCATTTGCACCTTATACAGGTTTAGGTCACGCACTTGGCTTAGCCGCATTACCAATCCAATTCTGGGGATTATTAGCCGTAACAGTCGTTTTGTATTTGATATTCGTACAAATCGTGAAACATATCTATGTGAAACGTCATGGCGAATTACTATAA